DNA from Mesorhizobium sp. DCY119:
CCGGCGAATAATCGGCGATCTGCGAGATCACCGTTTCGCCGAAGGCGTCGCGGTCGGCGTCCGTCCAGTCGCGGCCTTCCACCTTGGGCGGACAATATTGCACGAAGCAGCTCATGAAGTGCTTGCCGGGCGGAGCCATGGTCGGGTCGAGCGTGGTCGGGATGACCATGTCGAGGAAGGGGTCTGCCGACCAGCGCCCGGCCTTCCAGTCGTCATAGCCGCGCTCCATGCGCTCGACCGAGTCGGTGAAATGCATGTCGCCGCGATAGCAGGGCGAATCCTTCGGCAGGGCCGGAAATTCGGGAAGCGAATCCAGCGCGATGTTCACCTTGCCCGACGAGCCGCGCATCTTGAAGTTTTTCACGCGCCGCAGGAAGATTTCGGGCAGTTCCTTTTCCTCGACCAGCTTGAGGAAGGTGCGCTTCACATCGGCATTGGAGACGACGAGATCGCCGTAAATCTCCTCGCCGTCGGCCAGCACCAGCCCGCGCGCCTTGCCGTTCCTGACCAGAACCTGCTCGACCTCTGCCCCGGTGCGGATGGTGCCGCCCGAAGCGCGGAATGAATCTGCCAGCGCCTTGGTCACCGCGCCCATGCCCCCGCGGGCATAGCCCCAGGCCCCGACCGAGCCGTCGACCTCGCCCATATAGTGGTGCAGCAGAACGTAAGCCGTGCCGGGCGACATCGGCCCAAGCGCGGTACCGATGATGCCGGACAGCGCGAAATTGGCCTTGATCACGTCGGTCTCGAAATACTCGTCGAGGAAGTCGGAGATCGACATGGTCCAGAAGCGCAGTGTGTCGGCCATTTCGGCCGCGCCCAGCCCGGCGAATTTCTTGCCAAGATAGAGCAGCTCGGAAATATCGCGCGGGCGAAAGCTCGTCGGGTCGGGCGCGGTGCGCATCAGCAGTGGCTGGATGAAGCGGCACTGCCGCGTCACGTCGCGGGCGTAGCGATCGTAGGCCTCGGCGTCGCGGGCGGAGAAGCGGGCGAATTCGCGGCGATGGGCATGGTGGTCGCGGTAGTTGGCGAGATAGTCACCTTCCTGCGTGAACACCGCGCCGCCCTCATAGGAGATGACCTGAAGGCCGAAACGCGGCAGTTCCAGATCGCGCATGATCTCGGGCCGGAACAGCGAGCAGACATAGGAGCAGTTGGAGTAGAGGAAGCCCGGCGTCAGCGACCGGCTGACGGCGGCGCCGCCGATCCAGTCGTTCTTTTCCACCACCAGCACGTCGAGCCCGGCGCGTTGGAGATAGCAGGCGTTGACGAGCCCGTTGTGCCCCGCGCCGATGACGATGGCGTCCCATTTCTTCATGCAGGTTCCCGCTTTTATTTTCTGCAAATCTGGCACGGAGGTGGCGCCTCTGTCCAGAGATTTTGAATGAATGTTCAACAAATGACATTGCGTTTTGACGGGAGTGGAGTAGGCTTTGGAGAAATTTCGACGTTGAAAACCTTTGGCTTGGACGGGGAACAATGATCGAGACGGCAGACGCCGCGCCGGAATATGACGACACCGCCATCCGCTTCCTGGAGGCGCTGTGGGGCGAGGGCTATCTGTCGCCCGGCGGGCCGGGGGAAGTCGACCGCGTGGTCGAAGGCCTTTCGCTTGGCGGCAGGCGGATACTGGACATAGGCTGCGGCGCGGGCGGCATTGCGCTGCACTTCGTCGAGAACCATGACGCCGGTCATGTGACAGGCTTCGACGTGGAAGAACCCGTCATCGCCGTCGCCACAAAGCGCGCGGCTGAGCGCGGCCTGTCGGCGAGGACCAAGTTCGTGCAGGCGCCGCCGGGGGCGCTGCCTTTTGCCGATGCTTCCTTCGACATGGTGTTTTCCAAGGATGCGCTTCTGCATGTGCCGGACAAGCATGCCCTGTTTGCCGAAATCTTTCGCGTGCTGAAACCGGGCGGCGTGTTTGCCGCTTCCAACTGGATGATCGGTCATGACGGCGAGCCGTCGCCGGAAATGAAAGCCTATATCGCCGCTGAGGGGCTCTCCTTCACCATGCGCTCGCCGGCGCATTATCGAAAGGCGATGGAGGATGCGGGTTTCCGCGACATTGCGGTTACCGATCGCAATCCCTGGTATCGCGAGGTGGCGCGCGGCGAGCTGGCGCGGCTGAAGGGGCCGCTCTACGAGCCGGTCGCGGCTGCGGTCGGCAGCGATTATGTCGACAAGAACATCAAGACCTGGGAAGCCATGCAGAAGGTTCTTGACAGTGGCGAGCACCGTCCCACTCATCTGCGCGGATGGAAGCCGGACGAGGGACGTTAGCCGGCGATGTGGAGCATGGCAGCAGCGATGAAGACGGCAACAGTGAAGGAAGCAGGCCCCGAAAGAAGCGAGGCCGAAAAGCGTGGGCGCAAGGCGTCCAAGGAAACGCGGCAGCTGCAGTTGATCGAGGCGACGATCGATTCGCTGGCCAAGCGCGGCTATTCCGACACCACGATGGCCGATGTCGCCGATGGCGCCGGCCTGTCGCGCGGCATCGTCAACTTCCATTTCGAGAGCAAGGAAAAGCTGCTGATCGCGACCTTGCAGCATATGTATGACGAGTATTCCGCGCATTGGCGCGCAGCACTCATGAAAGCCGGCGACGATCCGGCGCGCCAGCTTCAGGCGCTGGTCGCCGCCGATTTCGACCGCTCGGTCTGCAACAAGCGCAAGCTGGCCGCATGGTGCGCCTTCTGGGGCGAGGCCAAGTCGCGCCCGACCTATCAGGCGCTCAGCGGCTCGCGCGACAAGGATTATCAGCAGACGGTCGTCGATCTCTGCGTCCGCCTGAAACATGACGGCGGCTATGGCTACGAGCCTGAGGCAACCGCGCTCGGTCTGAGCGCCATGCTGGAAGGCCTGTGGCTGCGCCTGATGATGGCGGCGGAAAACGTCACGCGCGAAACCGCGCATCAGGCGGCTACGGACTATCTCGCTTCGGTCTTTCCGAAGCATTTTTCGCGCGAGGAGGCTGGCGCGCGCAAGATCGCATGACCCCATAATCATAAGACAGAGGATGGAACGATGACGCGACTTATCAGAAGGCTTTCAACCACGCTTGCCCTTGCCGGCGCGCTTTCGGCCTATGCCGTGGGCATGGCCACTGCGGCCGACAAGGACCTGATCATCTTCGACTGGTCCGGCTATGAGGAGCCGTCCTTCCATCCAGGATATGTCGAGAAAAACGGCGATTCGCCGACCTTCACCTTCTTCGGCGATGAGGACGAAGCCTTCGAGAAAGTGCGCGCAGGCTTCAAGGCTGACCTCGGGCACCCCTGCTCGCAAAGCGTGACCAAATGGCGCGAGGCCGGCCTGCTGCAGCCGCTGGACACGTCGAAGATCACCGGCTGGAACGATCTCAACCCCGGCATCATGGCGATGAAGAACCTCGCCACCACCGAGGACGGCAAGGCCTGGTTCATGCCTTGGGACTGGGGCAACACCGCACTCACCTACAATTCCGAAAAGGTCGACGAGAAGGACGTCCAGTCGCTGAAGGCTTTCGCCGATCCGAAGTTCAAGGACCGCGTCTCGATCGGCGACAATGTCGACGACGCCTATGCGCTGGCGAGCCTCGTCATCGGACTGAAGGACTGGACGCAGATGACCGACGAGCAGTTCAAGCAGGCGTCCGATTTCCTGCGCGAGGTGCACAAGAACGTCCGCCTCTACTGGACCGACACCACCGAAATCGTGCAGGCGATGAGCGGCGGCGAGGTCGATCTCGCCTGGGCGTGGAATGACGCAGCGGTACAGTCCGCAGCCGCTGGCGCGCCGATCAAGAACAAGCGCGACACGGCGGAGGGCATTTCCACCTGGGTCTGCGGCTATGTCCGCTACAAGGATGCGCCGGGCTCCGAGCAAAAAGCCTATGATTATCTCAACGCGGTGAACGACCCCAAGGTCGCACAGTATATGGTCGGCGACTGGGGATACGGCCAGGCCAATGCCAAGGGCATGGCGACCGTCGATCCCGAAGTGCTGGCGGAAAAAGGCTATGCCGATGTCGACAAGTTCATCGACAAGACGCTGTTCCAGTCGCCCGTTCCAAGCGAACTCAAGCAGAAGATGATCGCCGAGTTCGAGAAGATCAAGGCCGGCTACTGAGCCGCCGGATCGTCAGCTTTCCTGTTGACGCGGTCAGCGGGAAAGCATTCTCTGGACGGGACGTTTCAGCGCGGGGGTGTTGTTCATGCAGCCAGTCGTTCGTCGTCTATTCCTTGCCGCGGCTTTCGCCGCGGGGCTGTCCGCCCCGGCCCTGGCGGCGGACGATCCGATCGTCTTCGAATGGTCGGGCTATGAGGACCCGCTGCTCAACCCGGCCTATACGGCCAAATATCCCGAGCCGCCGCAGTTCGCCTTCTTCGGCGATGAGGATGAAGCTTTTGAGAAGATGCGCGCCGGCTTCAAGGCCGACATAGGCCATCCCTGTTCGCAGAATGTGGTGAAGTGGCGCGAGGCCGGGCTGCTGCGCCCGCTCGACACCGCCCGCATTCCCGGCTGGAACGATATCCTGCCCGGCATCATGGGCATGAAGGACCTGATGACCTCGGATGATGGGCAGGCGTGGTTCCTGCCGTTCGACTGGGGCAACACGGCGCTCATCTACCGCACCGACAAGGTCACGCCCGAAGAAGCGCAGTCGCTGCGGATATTCGCCGACCCAAAGTTCAAAGACCGCGTCTCGATCGACGACAATGTCGACGATGCCTATGCCTTGGC
Protein-coding regions in this window:
- a CDS encoding NAD(P)/FAD-dependent oxidoreductase → MKKWDAIVIGAGHNGLVNACYLQRAGLDVLVVEKNDWIGGAAVSRSLTPGFLYSNCSYVCSLFRPEIMRDLELPRFGLQVISYEGGAVFTQEGDYLANYRDHHAHRREFARFSARDAEAYDRYARDVTRQCRFIQPLLMRTAPDPTSFRPRDISELLYLGKKFAGLGAAEMADTLRFWTMSISDFLDEYFETDVIKANFALSGIIGTALGPMSPGTAYVLLHHYMGEVDGSVGAWGYARGGMGAVTKALADSFRASGGTIRTGAEVEQVLVRNGKARGLVLADGEEIYGDLVVSNADVKRTFLKLVEEKELPEIFLRRVKNFKMRGSSGKVNIALDSLPEFPALPKDSPCYRGDMHFTDSVERMERGYDDWKAGRWSADPFLDMVIPTTLDPTMAPPGKHFMSCFVQYCPPKVEGRDWTDADRDAFGETVISQIADYSPGFRDHIVHMEVRTPRELEAEVGLTEGNIFQGELTFDQLLFNRPVPGYAQYRSPVDGLYMCGSSTHPGGGVMGAPGRNAASEILRDLSRGTKHMSPAHDVI
- a CDS encoding methyltransferase domain-containing protein; its protein translation is MIETADAAPEYDDTAIRFLEALWGEGYLSPGGPGEVDRVVEGLSLGGRRILDIGCGAGGIALHFVENHDAGHVTGFDVEEPVIAVATKRAAERGLSARTKFVQAPPGALPFADASFDMVFSKDALLHVPDKHALFAEIFRVLKPGGVFAASNWMIGHDGEPSPEMKAYIAAEGLSFTMRSPAHYRKAMEDAGFRDIAVTDRNPWYREVARGELARLKGPLYEPVAAAVGSDYVDKNIKTWEAMQKVLDSGEHRPTHLRGWKPDEGR
- the betI gene encoding transcriptional regulator BetI, translated to MAAAMKTATVKEAGPERSEAEKRGRKASKETRQLQLIEATIDSLAKRGYSDTTMADVADGAGLSRGIVNFHFESKEKLLIATLQHMYDEYSAHWRAALMKAGDDPARQLQALVAADFDRSVCNKRKLAAWCAFWGEAKSRPTYQALSGSRDKDYQQTVVDLCVRLKHDGGYGYEPEATALGLSAMLEGLWLRLMMAAENVTRETAHQAATDYLASVFPKHFSREEAGARKIA
- a CDS encoding extracellular solute-binding protein — translated: MTRLIRRLSTTLALAGALSAYAVGMATAADKDLIIFDWSGYEEPSFHPGYVEKNGDSPTFTFFGDEDEAFEKVRAGFKADLGHPCSQSVTKWREAGLLQPLDTSKITGWNDLNPGIMAMKNLATTEDGKAWFMPWDWGNTALTYNSEKVDEKDVQSLKAFADPKFKDRVSIGDNVDDAYALASLVIGLKDWTQMTDEQFKQASDFLREVHKNVRLYWTDTTEIVQAMSGGEVDLAWAWNDAAVQSAAAGAPIKNKRDTAEGISTWVCGYVRYKDAPGSEQKAYDYLNAVNDPKVAQYMVGDWGYGQANAKGMATVDPEVLAEKGYADVDKFIDKTLFQSPVPSELKQKMIAEFEKIKAGY